In Gemmatimonadaceae bacterium, one genomic interval encodes:
- a CDS encoding sigma-54 dependent transcriptional regulator yields MNKAKILIADDELSMTNALSAILSGEGYEVAVAQDGKRALDQLSADSFGLVLADLKMPKIDGLALLKELQRLGIPTECIIVTGQGTVDSAVQAMREGAYDYIEKPLTAEKLNRLKALIPKALEKFNVQQRNRELSSKLEGFTHYGELTGQSDEMRSVYQIIDAVATSTASVMILGESGTGKELVARALHTQSDRAKGPFFALNCAALPKDILENELFGHEKGAFTGSTNEKAGAFEMADGGTIFLDEVAEMATDIQVKLLRAIETRTIRRLGGKKEISVDIRIVAATNRDLQKALAENELREDLYYRLAVVEVMLPPLRDRAGDIKLLANEFLARFSQQNGKKITTFDERAWEWLISHNWPGNVRELKNAVERAVIMARGEKIEWDDIMPRHMRITGETPLPIIVAVGASLADTRKQLVLRTFASMNGDAVRTAKVVGISAEDVRAEIASLIHVNGSARAEPVEIPAFAGASKSRTAKSKVKKR; encoded by the coding sequence ATGAACAAAGCAAAAATCCTGATAGCCGATGACGAGCTTTCCATGACGAACGCACTTAGTGCGATCCTCAGCGGAGAGGGTTACGAAGTCGCGGTGGCGCAGGATGGGAAAAGGGCGCTCGACCAGCTCAGTGCCGACAGTTTCGGTCTGGTACTGGCCGACCTCAAGATGCCGAAGATCGACGGACTTGCCCTGCTCAAGGAGCTGCAACGCCTTGGCATCCCCACTGAGTGCATAATCGTCACTGGCCAGGGCACGGTTGATTCGGCGGTTCAGGCAATGCGCGAGGGCGCATATGATTACATAGAAAAGCCGCTGACAGCGGAGAAGCTGAACCGGCTCAAGGCATTGATTCCAAAGGCACTGGAGAAGTTCAACGTGCAGCAGCGAAATCGCGAGCTGTCGTCGAAACTCGAAGGCTTCACCCATTACGGTGAGCTCACGGGCCAGTCCGACGAGATGCGCTCCGTTTATCAGATCATCGACGCCGTCGCAACGTCAACCGCGAGCGTGATGATTCTGGGTGAGTCGGGGACTGGCAAGGAGCTGGTGGCCCGTGCTCTTCACACTCAAAGTGACCGGGCCAAGGGGCCGTTTTTCGCTCTGAACTGTGCTGCGCTGCCGAAAGATATCCTCGAGAACGAGCTGTTTGGCCATGAGAAGGGTGCGTTCACCGGCTCGACGAATGAGAAGGCCGGCGCGTTCGAGATGGCGGATGGCGGAACCATATTTCTCGATGAAGTCGCCGAGATGGCGACCGATATTCAGGTCAAGCTGCTTCGCGCGATCGAGACCCGGACCATCCGGCGTCTCGGGGGCAAGAAGGAAATCTCGGTGGATATCCGTATTGTCGCCGCGACCAACCGGGATCTTCAGAAAGCGCTCGCTGAAAACGAGTTGCGCGAAGATCTCTACTACCGGCTGGCCGTCGTCGAGGTGATGTTGCCGCCGTTGCGAGACCGGGCGGGCGATATCAAGCTGCTGGCCAACGAGTTCCTGGCTCGGTTTTCACAGCAGAATGGCAAGAAGATCACAACATTCGACGAGCGCGCTTGGGAGTGGCTGATCTCCCATAACTGGCCGGGAAATGTTCGGGAGTTGAAGAACGCTGTCGAGCGGGCAGTGATCATGGCTCGGGGCGAGAAAATCGAATGGGACGATATCATGCCGCGCCATATGCGGATTACCGGAGAAACGCCGCTTCCAATTATTGTTGCGGTGGGGGCATCGCTTGCGGACACGCGAAAGCAGCTTGTGCTTCGCACGTTTGCTTCCATGAACGGCGATGCTGTCCGTACTGCCAAGGTAGTGGGCATCTCGGCTGAGGACGTGCGCGCGGAGATTGCATCACTGATTCATGTAAACGGGTCGGCGCGTGCCGAGCCCGTGGAAATACCGGCCTTCGCCGGCGCGTCGAAAAGTCGCACGGCGAAGAGCAAGGTCAAAAAGCGCTAA
- a CDS encoding YtxH domain-containing protein: protein MSSYNFDEEDAYVVIERQQPGIGSFMAGLAVGAGLALLFAPRSGEATRRELERSARKVGDQAQNLVSDVSGTVNQTIQDARYRVENRIGAARDAVDLKRRQVTNAVDAGRLAAREARVELEGRIAETKAAYKES from the coding sequence ATGTCGAGCTATAATTTTGATGAAGAGGATGCGTACGTGGTAATTGAACGGCAGCAGCCTGGTATAGGGTCGTTCATGGCAGGCCTGGCGGTTGGTGCCGGCCTTGCGCTCCTCTTCGCGCCGCGCAGCGGGGAAGCCACACGTCGGGAACTTGAGCGCAGCGCGCGGAAGGTGGGCGATCAAGCCCAGAATCTCGTCTCGGACGTCAGCGGGACGGTGAATCAGACCATTCAGGACGCTAGGTATCGCGTTGAAAATCGAATTGGCGCTGCACGGGATGCTGTCGATCTCAAGCGACGCCAGGTCACCAACGCTGTGGACGCTGGACGTTTGGCGGCCCGCGAAGCGCGTGTCGAGCTCGAAGGGCGCATCGCCGAAACGAAGGCTGCGTATAAAGAGAGCTAG
- a CDS encoding YihY/virulence factor BrkB family protein → MAKRPLHIRIGWTLRDYSRRVWDNAGEDNIFFLAGGIAFNLLLAAVPFFLLLATGLAYILNHSADVTSGEINQIIDSFLPERPAGQESPIGTIMVDIVNSRQALGTYAVLSFIWLSTRLFGSLRSVLAQIFDIDSDRGIIAGKIFDVQITIVSTLLLIAYTGLSAYLALATSQGLLVLGELGLRKDVMGALEYNIGQIVAFSFIAMMFFSLYKFLPNRRIRWQTALIASLFTSFLLEVAKNVFGAYVRSFNPGSFYSGTLAALVIVVVWVYYVAILFILGGEVAQVYDLRRVRKLQREAFED, encoded by the coding sequence GTGGCGAAACGGCCGCTCCATATCAGGATCGGCTGGACGCTTCGGGACTACTCCAGGCGCGTCTGGGATAATGCCGGTGAGGACAATATTTTTTTTCTGGCGGGGGGAATAGCGTTCAACCTTCTCCTCGCGGCCGTGCCGTTCTTCCTGCTGCTGGCCACCGGACTGGCATATATTCTCAATCACTCCGCCGATGTCACCTCCGGCGAGATCAATCAGATTATCGACAGCTTCCTTCCCGAGCGTCCGGCAGGACAGGAATCGCCGATTGGGACGATCATGGTCGATATCGTCAATTCGAGGCAGGCGCTCGGCACTTACGCCGTGCTGAGCTTCATATGGTTATCGACGCGGCTGTTCGGCTCGCTGCGCAGCGTGCTGGCGCAGATCTTCGACATCGACTCCGACCGTGGCATCATCGCTGGTAAAATTTTCGACGTCCAGATCACGATCGTCTCGACTCTGCTGCTGATTGCGTACACCGGACTCAGCGCATATCTGGCGCTCGCGACTTCGCAGGGGCTGCTGGTGCTCGGGGAGCTGGGATTGCGGAAGGACGTGATGGGTGCATTGGAATACAACATCGGTCAGATCGTTGCGTTCAGCTTCATCGCAATGATGTTTTTCTCCCTGTACAAGTTTTTGCCGAACCGCCGCATCCGCTGGCAGACGGCGCTGATTGCCTCGCTGTTTACGAGTTTCCTGCTTGAAGTGGCGAAGAATGTGTTCGGCGCCTACGTTCGGTCGTTCAATCCGGGTTCCTTCTACAGCGGCACACTGGCGGCGCTGGTGATCGTCGTCGTGTGGGTTTACTACGTCGCCATACTTTTTATTCTCGGCGGCGAGGTCGCGCAAGTCTATGACCTGCGGCGAGTTAGAAAGCTTCAGCGTGAGGCGTTCGAGGATTGA
- the dnaX gene encoding DNA polymerase III subunit gamma/tau produces MSLALARKYRPRNFAGVAVQSHVSNTLKGAIARGRVAHGYLLCGPRGVGKTTLARVLAMALNCDNKQADGEPCGECVSCKRIWSGSSSLDVVEIDAASNRGVDDARDLRERAMYAPSGDDRYKVYIVDEAHMLTREAWNALLKILEEPPSRVVFVFATTEPQKIAQSAAPVLSRLQRFDLKRIGAAEIIKRLESILAEENIPAAPEALAIIARAADGSMRDALSLTDQVISIGDGGMTADRVRTALGLVPEDEYLAVLELVAGRRAGDVFGVTGRLANSGVDFGLFLSGLSDMLRAQLAVVLEGSIEGLSSRARAALEMRKSDFSAGDLLRMLSMLNGMEIQFRRSSQQQLLVEMLLVRFALLDRSVSLEEVLKGLSGPTPPASPAARPARRRDSSVSSEQPPPRRSVQESPTELTSASGMPAADGSASDMPKSTTPPFTPSGNWKHGFNQTAGDASTPRLTTESVIAERLQSLRAQDPVLDAAVDALDLELLD; encoded by the coding sequence ATGTCGCTCGCACTCGCCCGTAAATACCGACCTCGAAACTTCGCCGGCGTGGCCGTGCAGTCGCATGTGTCCAACACGCTCAAGGGTGCGATTGCGCGCGGACGGGTGGCTCATGGCTACCTGCTCTGCGGGCCGAGAGGCGTGGGGAAGACAACGCTCGCCCGCGTGCTGGCGATGGCGCTCAACTGCGACAACAAGCAGGCGGACGGGGAGCCATGCGGCGAATGTGTTTCCTGCAAACGCATCTGGAGCGGCAGTTCGAGCCTCGACGTAGTCGAGATCGATGCGGCATCGAACCGCGGCGTCGACGACGCCCGTGACCTTCGCGAACGCGCGATGTACGCGCCATCCGGGGATGATCGGTACAAGGTCTACATCGTCGATGAAGCGCATATGCTCACTAGAGAAGCATGGAATGCGCTGCTCAAGATCCTGGAAGAACCGCCGTCGCGCGTGGTGTTCGTGTTTGCGACTACTGAACCCCAGAAAATCGCGCAGTCGGCAGCGCCGGTATTGAGCCGGTTGCAGCGATTCGATCTGAAGCGGATCGGTGCAGCAGAAATCATCAAACGTCTCGAATCTATCCTCGCGGAAGAAAACATTCCGGCGGCTCCTGAGGCGCTGGCCATAATCGCCCGTGCAGCCGACGGCTCTATGAGAGATGCGTTGAGTCTCACGGACCAGGTGATATCGATCGGCGATGGCGGAATGACAGCCGATCGCGTTCGCACTGCTCTCGGCCTTGTCCCTGAAGACGAATACCTGGCGGTTCTCGAGCTTGTTGCCGGCCGCCGGGCAGGCGACGTGTTCGGGGTTACGGGGCGACTTGCGAATTCGGGCGTCGATTTTGGTCTTTTCCTCTCCGGCCTTTCCGACATGCTCCGGGCTCAGCTGGCGGTAGTGCTGGAGGGATCGATAGAGGGGTTGAGCTCACGTGCCCGAGCAGCTCTCGAGATGCGCAAGTCCGACTTTTCCGCGGGCGATCTGTTGCGCATGTTGTCGATGCTGAACGGCATGGAAATCCAGTTTCGCCGGAGCTCGCAGCAGCAGCTTCTCGTCGAGATGCTTCTCGTGCGCTTTGCGCTGCTCGATCGGTCAGTTTCTCTGGAGGAAGTGTTGAAGGGGCTGAGCGGGCCGACGCCACCGGCGTCGCCGGCAGCGCGGCCGGCGCGCCGTCGCGACAGTTCAGTCAGCAGTGAGCAGCCCCCTCCGCGACGCAGTGTACAGGAGTCTCCGACCGAGCTTACCTCAGCTTCGGGTATGCCGGCCGCGGATGGGTCCGCTTCGGATATGCCGAAGTCGACCACGCCCCCGTTCACACCGTCCGGCAACTGGAAGCATGGCTTCAACCAGACCGCAGGCGACGCTTCAACTCCGAGGCTCACCACGGAATCGGTGATCGCCGAGCGTCTGCAGTCATTGCGTGCACAGGATCCGGTGCTCGACGCCGCTGTCGATGCCCTCGACCTCGAATTGCTCGACTGA
- a CDS encoding YbaB/EbfC family nucleoid-associated protein — protein MADFTKILEQAQQMQGRLEKIQDELQNMSVSGSSGGGMVNVEADGKGQITKVRVDPSIVSASDVEMLEDLLLVALRDAQQKSADLAKQEMSKLTGGMALPFKLPF, from the coding sequence ATGGCCGATTTCACCAAAATCCTGGAGCAGGCTCAGCAGATGCAGGGCCGACTCGAAAAGATCCAGGACGAGCTGCAGAATATGTCGGTGTCCGGCAGCTCAGGGGGCGGTATGGTAAACGTCGAAGCCGACGGCAAGGGCCAGATTACGAAGGTGAGGGTTGATCCGTCTATTGTGAGCGCATCCGATGTCGAAATGCTCGAGGATCTGTTGTTGGTGGCCTTGAGGGATGCACAGCAGAAATCGGCGGACCTTGCAAAGCAGGAGATGTCCAAGCTCACCGGTGGCATGGCGTTGCCGTTCAAACTGCCGTTCTGA
- the recR gene encoding recombination mediator RecR yields MSAIETLTTELARLPGIGRKTALRLTYHLLKQPTEHVSRLAAALATLERVRACTRCFNLTEEDVCSICSDVRRDNATICTVEDAADIGAIERAGEFRGVYHVLGGRLSPLDGIGPDDLTIPQLEQRVSGGLVREVILATNPSIEGEATALYVQRKLSPFHLVVTRIARGLPVGGDLEYADGVTIAQALSARRAM; encoded by the coding sequence GTGTCGGCAATCGAGACGCTTACGACCGAGCTGGCCCGACTGCCGGGCATAGGTCGAAAGACGGCGTTGCGTCTTACATACCATCTTCTCAAGCAGCCGACGGAGCATGTCAGCCGGCTGGCGGCGGCGCTGGCTACGCTGGAGCGGGTGCGTGCATGCACCCGCTGTTTCAATCTTACCGAGGAGGATGTCTGCTCGATCTGCAGCGATGTACGGCGGGACAATGCGACGATCTGTACTGTGGAAGATGCGGCGGACATCGGTGCGATCGAGCGGGCCGGCGAATTTCGCGGGGTTTATCACGTTCTGGGTGGACGCCTGTCGCCGCTCGATGGGATCGGGCCCGACGACCTCACGATTCCGCAGCTGGAGCAGCGTGTTTCGGGAGGCCTGGTGCGTGAAGTGATTCTCGCGACAAACCCAAGCATTGAGGGCGAGGCCACGGCATTGTACGTTCAGCGCAAGTTATCCCCGTTCCATCTCGTGGTTACGCGCATAGCGCGCGGGCTCCCGGTAGGTGGAGATCTCGAATACGCTGACGGAGTGACGATTGCACAAGCACTGTCCGCACGGCGGGCGATGTGA
- a CDS encoding roadblock/LC7 domain-containing protein codes for MLRCLAETGAHSALIVDRSGQLITTVGQALTFDPTVFATLTAADFSANDQLARLIGETDFTTLFHQGEKESMSVADVARRLILVVLFDTRTPIGLVRLKMKPVVEELTAHLDRAFTRARESGNTQPNILAGARDETDELFNW; via the coding sequence GTGCTGCGGTGCCTGGCCGAAACCGGCGCGCACTCTGCGCTTATCGTGGACCGGTCGGGACAGTTGATCACGACGGTCGGCCAGGCCCTGACATTCGATCCCACGGTTTTCGCTACGCTGACAGCCGCCGATTTCAGCGCGAACGACCAGCTGGCTCGTCTCATTGGCGAAACGGACTTCACGACGCTTTTTCATCAGGGAGAAAAGGAGTCGATGTCTGTGGCCGACGTAGCCCGGCGGCTGATTCTCGTTGTCCTCTTCGATACCCGCACTCCGATCGGACTGGTCCGGCTCAAAATGAAACCGGTCGTTGAAGAGCTGACCGCGCATCTGGATCGAGCCTTCACGCGCGCCCGCGAAAGCGGCAACACGCAGCCGAACATCCTCGCCGGCGCCCGCGATGAGACCGACGAGCTGTTCAACTGGTAA
- a CDS encoding ADP-ribosylation factor-like protein, which translates to MSMINYAAREINCKIVYYGPGLGGKTTNLEHIYGKVKPDTRGKLISLATETERTLFFDFLPVDLGTIRGFNTRFHLHTVPGQVYYNASRKLILKNVDGIVFVADSQVERMEANLESMQNLYDNVAEYGYDLTRMPFVIQYNKRDLPNAAPVGELQSALNPGWEPAEPAKARIIPDPYHSEENLVDQLPGGDWVERVSYFEGIAIEGDGVFDTLKAVSKLVLKELA; encoded by the coding sequence ATGTCGATGATCAACTACGCGGCGCGAGAGATCAATTGCAAGATCGTCTACTACGGCCCGGGCCTTGGTGGCAAGACGACGAATCTCGAGCATATATACGGCAAGGTAAAGCCGGATACGCGGGGAAAGCTGATCTCGCTCGCTACCGAGACAGAACGCACGCTGTTCTTCGATTTTCTCCCCGTCGACCTCGGGACAATCCGCGGCTTCAACACGCGATTCCATCTCCACACAGTGCCCGGTCAGGTCTACTACAACGCCAGCCGCAAGCTGATTCTGAAGAACGTCGATGGAATTGTCTTTGTCGCCGATTCGCAGGTCGAGCGGATGGAGGCCAATCTCGAGTCGATGCAGAATCTTTATGACAACGTGGCAGAATACGGATACGACCTCACCCGAATGCCATTCGTCATTCAATACAACAAGCGTGACCTGCCGAATGCGGCGCCGGTCGGCGAGCTCCAGTCGGCACTGAATCCGGGGTGGGAACCGGCGGAACCGGCAAAGGCGAGGATCATTCCCGATCCCTACCATTCGGAGGAAAACCTCGTCGATCAGCTGCCGGGGGGCGACTGGGTCGAGCGTGTCTCCTATTTTGAGGGCATCGCGATCGAGGGAGATGGAGTATTCGACACGCTCAAGGCCGTCAGCAAGCTGGTGCTAAAGGAGCTCGCCTGA
- a CDS encoding CDP-alcohol phosphatidyltransferase family protein gives MNLPNALTVGRILVAPLIAVLPFITSPAVRLAAFVIYIVAAVSDYYDGKLARTRNLVTDLGSLLDPLADKLLLFATLIPMFILMSPAGDPLAPTQEALRSAHGFPFLTPVGIVGLPWWIVAIVVGRELFMTAFRHLAARRGVVISAIGPAKWKTGFQSVWVGAAYFWFFAASLAAARGWDGDQWRAFAYFNGSVGTVTMIAALILTLYSLFLYMKRYHHVLAV, from the coding sequence CTGAACCTTCCGAACGCGCTCACGGTCGGCAGGATTCTCGTAGCGCCGCTGATTGCGGTTTTGCCGTTCATTACATCGCCAGCGGTCAGACTCGCGGCATTCGTGATCTACATCGTTGCTGCCGTATCCGACTATTACGATGGCAAGCTCGCGCGCACACGGAATCTCGTAACGGACCTCGGCAGCCTCCTCGATCCGCTCGCCGACAAACTGCTGCTGTTCGCAACACTGATTCCAATGTTCATCCTGATGTCGCCTGCCGGCGACCCACTGGCACCCACGCAGGAAGCACTTCGCTCAGCGCATGGCTTTCCCTTTCTTACGCCGGTTGGCATCGTTGGTCTTCCCTGGTGGATCGTCGCGATCGTAGTGGGAAGAGAACTGTTCATGACTGCTTTCCGTCACCTTGCCGCCCGGCGCGGAGTCGTGATCTCGGCGATCGGGCCAGCCAAATGGAAAACAGGATTTCAGTCGGTGTGGGTGGGAGCGGCGTATTTCTGGTTTTTCGCGGCAAGCCTTGCCGCGGCCAGGGGCTGGGATGGCGATCAATGGCGGGCATTCGCTTATTTCAACGGGTCTGTCGGCACGGTGACAATGATCGCGGCCCTGATTCTCACGCTGTACTCGCTGTTCCTGTACATGAAGCGGTACCACCACGTACTCGCCGTCTGA
- a CDS encoding competence/damage-inducible protein A, whose amino-acid sequence MRIEIVTIGDELLLGFTIDTNAAHVARELAAVGVEIVRRTTVGDTADMIVSAVSDALGRTGAVVTTGGLGPTSDDLTKASIAALFGRRLTLNDGLVRRLRERWALLRRDGDMPESNLVQAMVPEGAAILTNHHGTAPGIWLEDDRGLWTAMLPGVPREMREMLRTELLPRVRERAAALEGRTPSVIQSRTLRTTGVAESTLADKLGALGRGVDGLALAFLPGVEGVDLRLTSRDLDADAAESALSAGALKLRAAVGQYVYGVDDTDLAAVVLDLCREKGLRIAVAESCTGGMLGARITSIPGSSDVFVGGVIAYDNSVKTELLGVRDEDLARHGAVSEAVARTMAREVRLRFAAEIGIAITGVAGPGGGSPEKPVGTIWIAVDGPTVQSYCRQSFGSREEIRQRAAQAALETVRHALKTG is encoded by the coding sequence GTGCGGATAGAAATCGTCACGATTGGCGACGAGCTGCTTCTCGGCTTCACGATCGACACCAACGCGGCGCACGTCGCGCGCGAGCTGGCGGCTGTCGGCGTTGAAATCGTCCGCCGTACGACGGTGGGTGACACCGCCGATATGATTGTTTCTGCGGTTAGCGATGCCCTCGGGCGGACGGGGGCCGTCGTAACCACCGGCGGACTTGGCCCGACCAGTGACGACTTGACGAAGGCTTCGATTGCTGCGCTCTTCGGACGGAGGCTGACGCTCAACGACGGGCTGGTGCGGCGGCTGAGGGAGCGGTGGGCGCTGTTGAGAAGAGACGGCGACATGCCAGAGTCGAATCTTGTTCAGGCAATGGTTCCCGAGGGGGCCGCCATCCTTACCAACCATCATGGCACGGCGCCGGGCATCTGGCTCGAGGATGATCGCGGGTTGTGGACGGCGATGTTGCCTGGTGTTCCGCGGGAGATGCGGGAGATGCTGCGCACCGAGTTGTTGCCACGAGTGCGCGAACGCGCTGCGGCGCTCGAAGGGCGCACGCCGTCGGTGATTCAATCGCGTACACTTCGAACGACCGGTGTCGCCGAATCGACACTTGCCGATAAGCTTGGCGCGCTGGGGAGGGGCGTGGATGGACTCGCGCTGGCTTTTCTCCCGGGCGTCGAAGGCGTCGATCTGCGGCTGACGAGTCGCGACCTCGACGCAGATGCGGCAGAGAGTGCGCTGAGTGCCGGAGCATTGAAACTTCGCGCGGCAGTCGGACAGTACGTGTATGGAGTTGATGACACAGACCTGGCGGCGGTCGTTCTCGATCTCTGTCGCGAGAAAGGACTGCGAATCGCTGTCGCCGAGAGTTGCACGGGCGGCATGCTTGGTGCGCGGATTACGTCGATACCCGGGTCCAGTGACGTCTTCGTTGGCGGCGTGATCGCGTACGATAACTCGGTGAAAACTGAGCTGCTGGGCGTACGCGATGAGGATCTCGCCAGGCATGGTGCGGTGAGTGAGGCAGTGGCCAGGACGATGGCCAGAGAAGTCCGGTTGCGATTCGCGGCCGAAATCGGGATTGCCATAACCGGGGTAGCAGGACCCGGCGGGGGGTCTCCGGAAAAGCCGGTCGGAACCATCTGGATTGCTGTCGACGGGCCGACAGTGCAGTCGTACTGCAGGCAATCGTTCGGAAGCCGCGAGGAAATTCGCCAGCGTGCGGCGCAGGCCGCGCTGGAAACGGTTCGGCATGCACTGAAAACAGGTTAA
- a CDS encoding nucleotide exchange factor GrpE, translating into MRDGRAEDSDTDALTDTFADGEVLLGEEVMQGVGEAVATDDAGDDLLSQLQRDLTLERDKNLRLVAEFDNFRKRMMKGMIESEARGQADLVKTILDPLDDIARFAHVDPVTTDAAMLVEGVEMVEKKLAKSLRSAGLDTVNPVGELFDPAMHEAVSTDPAATDAEDGTVSRVFQVGYTFKGQLLRPARVVVRQHSGLS; encoded by the coding sequence ATGAGAGACGGACGAGCTGAGGACAGTGACACCGACGCGCTGACCGACACGTTCGCCGACGGTGAAGTTCTGCTTGGCGAAGAAGTCATGCAGGGCGTCGGTGAAGCTGTGGCAACTGACGATGCGGGCGATGATCTCCTGTCGCAGCTTCAGCGCGATCTGACGCTCGAGCGAGACAAGAACCTGAGACTTGTCGCCGAGTTCGACAATTTCCGCAAGCGGATGATGAAGGGCATGATCGAATCCGAGGCAAGAGGGCAGGCGGATCTCGTCAAGACAATTCTCGATCCCCTCGACGACATCGCCCGTTTCGCGCACGTCGATCCAGTCACCACCGATGCCGCGATGTTGGTCGAAGGGGTTGAAATGGTTGAGAAAAAGCTCGCCAAGTCACTTCGGAGTGCTGGGCTCGACACGGTCAATCCCGTTGGCGAGCTATTCGACCCGGCCATGCACGAGGCCGTCAGCACCGACCCCGCAGCCACTGACGCCGAAGACGGCACTGTTTCGCGGGTTTTCCAGGTTGGGTACACTTTCAAGGGACAGCTCCTTCGCCCCGCGCGCGTAGTGGTCAGGCAGCACAGCGGCCTGAGCTGA
- a CDS encoding J domain-containing protein: protein MAQTKDFYAVMGVPSTASQDEVKKAYRKLAKRFHPDANANDPKAAERFKEISEANNVLGDAAKRRQYDEMRRLGAFSGFGGAGSPRGGYSSRTAGAPPGAGNPNFQDFDIGGLGGLGDLFGSIFGGARGGARPSGPQRGQNVETQLEIPFRTAARGAKVPIDLEVTEECSTCRGNGGAVGATMRVCPECSGRGVVSFGQGGFAVNRPCPLCLGRGQVPSQRCPTCNGAGDVRTRKKVLISVPAGIDTGSKIRLKGQGGKGSSNGPPGDLLITFSVKADKFFQREGLDVVAPLPLNIAQATLGSKVKVTSLDGKQVLVRIPPGTASGKRFKVRGQGIEKGTLRGDLIVEVRIEAPDKLSEEQERIMKEFAAAGDMKY, encoded by the coding sequence ATGGCTCAGACAAAGGATTTCTATGCGGTGATGGGCGTGCCATCCACCGCTTCGCAGGACGAGGTTAAAAAGGCCTACCGCAAGCTCGCGAAACGTTTTCATCCCGATGCCAATGCCAACGATCCCAAGGCAGCGGAGCGATTCAAGGAAATCTCGGAGGCTAACAACGTTCTCGGCGACGCCGCCAAGCGCAGACAGTATGATGAGATGCGCCGCCTCGGTGCGTTCAGTGGCTTCGGTGGCGCTGGCTCGCCGCGCGGTGGGTACTCGAGCAGGACGGCGGGTGCTCCGCCGGGTGCAGGCAACCCGAACTTCCAGGATTTCGATATTGGGGGGCTGGGCGGCCTGGGTGATCTCTTTGGTTCGATTTTCGGCGGTGCGCGTGGCGGGGCCAGGCCGTCCGGTCCGCAGCGTGGGCAGAACGTCGAAACCCAGCTGGAGATTCCATTTCGTACCGCCGCCCGCGGTGCGAAGGTGCCAATAGATCTCGAAGTGACCGAGGAATGCTCGACGTGTCGTGGCAACGGGGGCGCTGTGGGTGCCACGATGAGGGTCTGTCCTGAATGTTCAGGTCGTGGTGTTGTCTCGTTTGGACAGGGAGGGTTTGCGGTCAACCGGCCGTGTCCGCTCTGCCTTGGCCGCGGTCAGGTTCCGTCCCAGCGCTGTCCGACGTGCAATGGTGCCGGCGATGTGCGCACGCGCAAGAAAGTGCTGATTTCCGTACCGGCCGGCATTGACACCGGATCCAAGATCAGATTGAAGGGCCAGGGCGGAAAAGGCTCGAGCAACGGCCCCCCGGGCGATCTTCTGATCACATTCAGCGTCAAGGCGGACAAGTTCTTCCAACGCGAAGGGCTGGATGTGGTTGCCCCGTTGCCGCTCAACATTGCGCAGGCCACCCTGGGATCGAAGGTCAAGGTCACATCTCTCGATGGCAAGCAGGTGCTGGTTCGCATTCCGCCTGGCACGGCTTCGGGCAAGCGTTTCAAGGTGCGTGGTCAGGGAATAGAGAAGGGCACCCTCAGGGGAGATCTCATCGTCGAAGTAAGGATCGAAGCGCCCGATAAACTTTCCGAGGAACAGGAGCGGATCATGAAAGAGTTTGCCGCCGCCGGAGACATGAAGTATTAG
- a CDS encoding M23 family metallopeptidase, translating to MTTVSPDTAAVSPNSGVASITGMAPPGTGLPPTPPAALSTPGTAGSSFPAVVPSDVAALRAKSPVIPVTGIAKEKLVDSFDDARGQTRRHNAIDIMAARNTPVVATTDGRILKLHNSKAGGLTVYATDVTSRYIFLYGHLDSYRPGLAEGAIVKRGDVIGFVGTTGNAQPAGPHLHFAITRSDNVKEWWKGTPLNPFLVYRGN from the coding sequence TTGACGACGGTCTCCCCCGATACCGCGGCGGTATCTCCGAATTCTGGCGTCGCATCGATAACGGGTATGGCGCCGCCCGGGACCGGACTGCCGCCAACGCCACCCGCTGCGCTTTCCACGCCCGGCACCGCAGGATCATCATTTCCCGCCGTCGTACCATCCGACGTCGCCGCGCTTCGCGCCAAATCTCCGGTAATTCCCGTCACGGGCATCGCAAAAGAAAAGCTTGTCGACAGCTTCGATGATGCCCGCGGGCAAACGCGCCGTCACAATGCCATCGACATCATGGCCGCGCGGAACACGCCCGTGGTCGCGACAACTGATGGCAGGATTCTCAAGCTGCACAACAGCAAGGCGGGCGGCCTCACCGTGTACGCAACCGATGTGACGAGCCGCTACATCTTTCTTTACGGGCATCTTGACTCATATCGCCCGGGTCTCGCCGAAGGAGCGATTGTGAAACGTGGCGATGTCATCGGGTTCGTCGGCACCACCGGCAATGCGCAGCCGGCTGGTCCCCATCTGCACTTCGCGATTACCCGGAGCGATAACGTGAAGGAATGGTGGAAGGGCACGCCGCTCAATCCCTTTCTGGTCTACAGGGGCAATTGA